From Verrucomicrobiales bacterium, a single genomic window includes:
- the tmk gene encoding dTMP kinase — protein sequence MTETHFSPRPDSGLFITFEGTEGGGKSTQIQLLEQRLRACGRRVRLLREPGGTPIGEEIRHTLKHSENNRAMTPEAELLLMNASRAQLVREVIRPALDAGEVVLCDRFFDSTVAYQGYGRGLDLAQVRAIIDFAVGTTRPHLTLLLAVPVEVSERRRAARLGTAPGVRDRFEEEDREFFSKVEAGFRLQAEREPSRIRVIDASAGIEAVQAHIWGFVAPFFPS from the coding sequence ATGACCGAAACGCATTTCTCACCTCGCCCCGATTCGGGTCTCTTTATTACTTTCGAAGGGACGGAGGGCGGGGGAAAGAGCACGCAAATTCAGCTGCTGGAGCAGCGTCTCCGCGCCTGCGGCCGTCGGGTTCGCCTGCTTCGGGAGCCTGGAGGCACTCCGATCGGAGAGGAGATTCGTCATACCCTCAAGCACAGCGAGAACAACCGCGCCATGACGCCGGAGGCGGAATTGCTGCTCATGAACGCCAGCCGCGCTCAACTGGTGCGCGAGGTGATCAGGCCGGCGTTGGACGCGGGCGAGGTGGTGTTGTGTGACCGGTTCTTCGATTCCACCGTTGCTTACCAAGGCTACGGCCGCGGCCTCGATCTGGCGCAGGTGCGTGCCATCATCGATTTCGCGGTGGGAACGACCCGGCCGCATCTGACTCTGTTGCTGGCGGTGCCGGTCGAAGTCAGTGAGCGCCGCCGGGCCGCCCGATTGGGGACCGCGCCCGGGGTGCGGGATCGGTTTGAGGAGGAAGACCGCGAATTTTTCTCCAAGGTGGAGGCCGGCTTTCGACTCCAGGCCGAGCGCGAACCATCCCGGATTCGGGTCATCGATGCCTCGGCCGGAATCGAGGCGGTCCAGGCTCACATCTGGGGCTTCGTAGCGCCGTTCTTTCCGAGTTGA
- a CDS encoding MCE family protein: MSDSRISTKVGIFVLISLTLLGFLILNFSKGLSLIHPTYVIKLRTSDVGGIKRQAQVLLGGLKVGTVAELSLAPDGKLVVLRLEIDRRYPLRQDAHFSIEQSGFLGDQHVSIYPQSTTAPLLGDGAEVRCEEPFNLQDAAKAATGFIQRIDQTAHRLDEAIARVDRVVLNETALSNINLSISNFKTLSQKAVRIADEVELLVLTNRPSLTVSVTNLQRFTEEMNRLATNLNGTVQENRDEIGTVIQTLQSSTKSLDELLKGLQAGQGLAGGLLRDEELRETVMQTMMNLKTLSSNLTRYGILYKPRPVKKDPSGPPEGTKGSGLLRR, encoded by the coding sequence ATGAGCGACTCCCGAATCTCCACCAAAGTTGGCATCTTTGTCCTGATCAGCCTCACGTTGTTGGGGTTCCTGATCCTCAACTTTTCCAAGGGCCTGTCCCTGATCCATCCGACCTATGTGATCAAACTGCGGACCTCGGATGTCGGAGGAATCAAGCGTCAGGCCCAGGTCCTGCTGGGCGGACTCAAGGTCGGCACCGTTGCGGAGCTCTCGCTGGCGCCGGACGGTAAATTGGTCGTCCTCAGGTTGGAAATCGACCGACGCTACCCACTGCGACAGGATGCCCACTTTTCGATTGAGCAATCGGGATTCCTAGGGGATCAGCATGTGTCGATCTACCCCCAAAGCACGACCGCTCCCTTGCTCGGCGACGGAGCAGAGGTTCGCTGCGAGGAACCGTTCAACCTGCAGGACGCCGCCAAGGCTGCCACCGGCTTCATCCAGCGGATCGACCAAACCGCCCATCGACTCGATGAGGCCATCGCCCGCGTCGACCGGGTCGTGCTCAACGAAACCGCCCTAAGCAACATCAACCTGAGCATTTCCAACTTCAAAACCCTCTCCCAAAAAGCGGTGCGCATCGCGGATGAAGTCGAGTTGTTGGTATTGACCAACCGACCGAGTCTGACGGTGTCGGTGACCAATCTCCAGCGCTTCACCGAGGAGATGAACCGTCTCGCGACCAACCTCAATGGAACCGTCCAGGAAAACCGGGACGAGATAGGGACCGTCATTCAGACCCTTCAGTCCTCCACGAAATCGCTCGATGAACTGCTCAAAGGCCTCCAGGCAGGCCAGGGACTCGCCGGAGGACTACTCCGGGATGAGGAATTGCGAGAGACCGTAATGCAAACCATGATGAATTTGAAGACGCTGAGCAGCAACCTGACCCGCTATGGGATTCTTTACAAACCCCGACCGGTCAAAAAGGATCCCTCTGGTCCTCCCGAAGGCACCAAAGGCTCCGGCTTGCTTCGCCGATGA
- a CDS encoding DUF2007 domain-containing protein yields MKLVTILNTFQPMEAQLIRSRLEAAGFHPEVVNELSAFSVEGYSMATGGIQVKVPETELTDATELLAADKAAEN; encoded by the coding sequence ATGAAACTCGTCACCATTCTAAACACCTTTCAGCCGATGGAGGCCCAACTCATCCGTTCGCGTTTGGAAGCCGCGGGGTTCCACCCCGAAGTGGTCAATGAACTCTCTGCGTTTAGCGTGGAGGGCTATTCCATGGCTACCGGGGGAATTCAGGTGAAGGTCCCCGAGACCGAGCTGACCGACGCCACCGAGCTGCTGGCAGCTGACAAGGCAGCTGAGAATTAA
- a CDS encoding alpha/beta hydrolase, which produces MMALSLPAQQNPVPLWPHGAPGALGTEEKDIPTVTPYPAAVATGVTAAVVICPGGGYGGLASHEGKDYALWLNQQGISAFVLRYRLGSQGYRHPRMLEDAARALRWVRANAAAWKVDPKKVGIMGSSAGGHLASTLLTHFDSGNAASADLIDRESSRPDFGVLCYAVISMGPNTHQGSKNNLLGKEPSPELVKSLSNELQVTPETPPCFIWHTWEDKGVKVENALEFAAALQRQGVPFDLHVYQNGRHGIGLADQPPFKNAHPWSRDLAYWLKQRGLIP; this is translated from the coding sequence ATGATGGCCCTCTCCCTGCCAGCGCAGCAAAACCCCGTGCCCTTGTGGCCTCATGGCGCTCCGGGAGCGCTGGGCACCGAGGAAAAGGACATCCCGACGGTTACCCCCTATCCGGCTGCGGTTGCCACCGGCGTGACGGCTGCCGTGGTGATCTGCCCGGGAGGCGGATATGGTGGGCTGGCATCCCACGAAGGCAAGGATTACGCACTCTGGCTGAACCAGCAGGGGATCAGTGCGTTCGTGCTCCGGTATCGGCTGGGTTCTCAGGGATATCGACATCCACGCATGCTTGAGGATGCGGCGCGCGCCCTGCGCTGGGTTCGGGCGAATGCGGCCGCCTGGAAGGTGGATCCCAAGAAGGTGGGCATCATGGGTTCGTCGGCGGGAGGCCACCTTGCGTCCACCTTGCTCACCCACTTCGATTCCGGGAACGCAGCGTCGGCCGACCTCATTGATCGCGAAAGCTCTCGACCTGACTTCGGAGTCCTTTGTTATGCGGTTATCAGCATGGGACCCAACACCCATCAAGGTTCTAAAAACAACCTGTTGGGGAAGGAGCCTTCCCCGGAGCTGGTCAAATCCCTGTCGAATGAGCTTCAGGTAACCCCGGAGACGCCCCCTTGTTTTATTTGGCACACATGGGAGGACAAGGGCGTCAAGGTGGAGAACGCTCTGGAATTTGCCGCCGCGCTGCAGCGCCAGGGTGTGCCTTTTGACCTCCATGTTTACCAGAACGGGCGGCACGGGATCGGTCTCGCCGACCAGCCGCCCTTCAAGAATGCCCACCCCTGGAGCCGGGATCTTGCCTATTGGCTCAAGCAGCGCGGACTGATTCCCTAG
- a CDS encoding ABC transporter permease yields the protein MITQLRSRLGNTLDGLGQITLLGSEALTSLVGRRWEASHLLYQIYFIGIKSLSVVLITGAFTGMVLCAQTYFQFHKVRMDTATLAVVSVSMCSELGPVLSGLMVAGRVGAAMAAELGTMKVTEQIDALRALATHPVDYLVVPRILATTLVMPLLTTCSICVGIGAGYIVGVTLLGIDPAYSWHNMVRYTSAEDVVMGLIKSVIFGGLISLIGCFKGLHCHQGAEGVGKATTEAVVFSSITILISNFFLTMLLTRIFASE from the coding sequence ATGATAACACAACTTCGGTCCCGTCTGGGGAACACCCTGGACGGACTCGGCCAGATTACTCTCCTGGGCAGCGAGGCATTGACCTCCCTGGTCGGGCGCCGGTGGGAAGCAAGCCATCTGCTTTACCAGATTTATTTCATCGGCATTAAGTCCCTTTCGGTGGTGCTGATCACAGGCGCTTTCACCGGCATGGTGCTCTGCGCGCAAACCTACTTCCAATTCCACAAAGTCCGCATGGACACCGCCACGCTGGCGGTGGTGAGTGTGTCGATGTGCAGCGAGCTCGGTCCGGTGCTGAGCGGGCTCATGGTGGCGGGACGTGTGGGCGCAGCGATGGCTGCCGAGTTGGGCACGATGAAGGTAACCGAACAGATAGACGCCCTGCGAGCACTCGCCACCCACCCAGTGGACTACCTCGTGGTGCCCCGGATCCTGGCCACCACCCTTGTCATGCCTTTGCTGACCACCTGCTCGATCTGCGTGGGAATCGGGGCCGGCTACATCGTGGGCGTTACGCTTCTGGGCATCGATCCGGCCTACTCCTGGCACAACATGGTGCGCTACACCTCGGCGGAGGACGTGGTCATGGGACTGATCAAATCAGTGATCTTCGGAGGGCTTATCTCGCTGATCGGCTGCTTCAAAGGGCTGCACTGCCATCAAGGGGCCGAAGGCGTGGGCAAGGCCACCACGGAAGCCGTTGTGTTCAGCTCCATCACCATCCTCATCAGCAACTTTTTTCTCACCATGTTGCTGACCCGCATTTTCGCCAGCGAATGA
- a CDS encoding ABC transporter ATP-binding protein has product MIETRNIRKRFGTQQVLAGVDLKIESGEAVAIVGRSGCGKSILLKHLIGLLAPDEGQVLIDGREIAHLPERELLEVRRQFGLLFQSAALFDSLTVHENVAFPLRRQRKSSEAEIGRRVAEALDMVGLPGTGNKKPAELSGGMRKRVGLARAIVYRPSILLYDEPTTGLDPIASDSIDQLIRQLCHQLKTTTVVVTHDMRSVRTIAGRVLLLHQGRIYANQGTAELFASADPIVHQFVNGIADRKDTPT; this is encoded by the coding sequence ATGATCGAGACTCGAAACATTCGCAAACGATTCGGCACCCAACAGGTCCTGGCCGGGGTCGATCTCAAGATCGAATCCGGGGAGGCGGTGGCCATCGTTGGACGCAGCGGCTGCGGCAAAAGCATTCTGCTCAAACACCTCATCGGCTTGCTCGCCCCGGACGAGGGGCAGGTGCTGATTGACGGCCGGGAGATCGCCCACCTGCCGGAACGGGAGCTGCTCGAAGTGCGTCGACAGTTCGGTCTGCTCTTTCAAAGTGCCGCGCTCTTCGACTCCCTGACCGTGCACGAAAACGTGGCGTTCCCGCTACGGCGCCAGCGAAAGAGCAGCGAAGCAGAAATCGGCAGGCGGGTCGCGGAAGCGCTGGACATGGTCGGACTCCCAGGCACCGGAAACAAGAAGCCGGCCGAACTGTCCGGGGGGATGCGTAAGCGGGTGGGCTTGGCGCGGGCGATCGTCTACCGGCCCAGCATCCTCCTCTACGATGAGCCGACCACGGGACTCGACCCGATCGCCTCCGACAGCATCGACCAGCTGATTCGGCAACTCTGCCACCAACTTAAAACCACCACAGTCGTGGTGACTCACGACATGCGCAGCGTCAGGACCATCGCCGGGAGGGTTCTCCTCCTCCATCAAGGACGGATCTACGCCAATCAAGGGACCGCCGAACTCTTTGCTTCGGCGGATCCGATCGTCCACCAGTTTGTTAACGGCATCGCCGATCGCAAAGACACCCCGACTTGA